From the genome of Rhinoderma darwinii isolate aRhiDar2 chromosome 1, aRhiDar2.hap1, whole genome shotgun sequence:
gcggactataggctgcagtgcggaattttccctccgcagcatgcactgactgttgccgagaagaagcggaatttcactgcagatttcagcctttgcaatgcaaaaactgaaatctgtggcatgtctgctgtcttttctgcaacgtctgaattacctgtcaaatatgcaaatgttggtgcagattcgttgcgtaattgccccaaatctgcaccaacatttgcaacggaaaaactctgccacatctggccgtgcccttagggtatgtgcacacacaaaatccaaaacgtttgaaaatacggttctgttttcaagggaaaacagctcgtaaatttcagatgtttttttattcaaagtcgcgtttttcggtgcgtttttaaaatccgttttttggagctgtttttccatagagtctatgaaaaacggctccaaaaacagctgaagaagtgacatgcacttctttttcgcggccacgTTTTGAAAATTAGACgcggaaaaaacgctccgtcggaacagaacgccgtttttcctattgaaatcaacgtgtagatgtttggaggcgttctgcttccgatttttcagccgtttaagaacgtccgaaaatagcccatgtgaacatacccttactgtagctTGACTAAAGACAAAACATTTCTGCTTCTGTTTGTTCTTTTTGCATAAGGAGAACCATGTAGAAATCAGCTAATAAGTCCCccttaatttattattattatcatgtaGTTACCTCTACTTAGAAATAAAAAGCAGTTTTAGTGATACGTATTAGTATTTACACTCAAGAGAAAATAAGAATTGCCCTTGAGGATAGGTTACAATACTTTGCAATAATTAGGTTCACTGTCTTTATATATAAATTACACCTTTAGTAATTCTAAATGTCATGTCAACGGATCATCTATTGGAAGGATGCGGGAAAAAGAATATAAAGATAAGTAAACAGGCTACTGTATGTATTTATACATAAAACATAATTTTATATGTTGCAGTATACCCTATCTCAAAGTGATCCCCAAGCTGAGGTCTCAGAAAGCAAGCTTTTTTGTAGACTGCTGTTTTTCTAGCATGTCCATACATTAGAGTGTTTGGACACACTGGGGCAGATTGATTAATACTGTCTATGGCTGGATTTGCATAAAAGCATTTTGGCTTGTGACGTTTTTGAGGTCAGTGGCCTTCTTGGCTCAAAACGTAGCATGCTCTGGGTGTTGCATTTCTTCTGGCCTTCTTCTTATAGGCTTCTCTAAAGGACTTTTTTCAAAATAGTCGGGTATAAagatggcccatcggaacagaatgccgtttttcccattgaaataaatgggaaggtgtttggaggagttctgcttccgatttttcggccgttttttggccgtttatgttgccgtgtgaacatacccttagggctaattcacacgagcatgttcggtctgtgatataaggaccaTATTtcagcagtatttcccggaccgaacacactgcagggagccgggctcccagcatTATAGTTTTCCATGAcggtaggagtccctgcctcactacgGAAAACTGTCCGAGACTGAAAACAGGATTACAgaatgggacagttttcccgcagcgaggcagggactcctagcgtcatagataaccatGATGCTgggtgcccggctccctgcagtgtgttcggtccgggaaatactgccgaaatacggtccatatatcatggaccgaacaatcTCGTGTGAATTAGCCATTAAAGTTGGACAGGATAAAACTAGAGTAGTCAAgcagaaactgcaccaaattaaCCACAGTGGTTCATGAAATATGATACATTTAGCACACTtagctataaggctgggttcacacgagcacattaacgtccgtaatggacggacgtattttggccggaagtcccggaccgaactcagtgcagggagccggactcctagcatcgtagttatgtacgacgctaggagtccctgcctctccgtggaactactgtcccgtactgaaaacatgattacagtacggaacagttgtcctgcagagaggcagggactcctagcatcgtacataactatgatgctaggagcccggctccctgcactgagttcggtccgggacttctggccgaaatacgtccatccattacggacgttaatgtgctcgtgtgaacccagcctaaatgttagACATTTATCTCTTCCTTATGTTACCTCATGAATGGCATACTTTGCATCAATATTTTGCACAAAAATAATTGCACACACCATTAAAGTGTATAAAACAGCCAGAATTCTGGCAGAATGATGGGCTGCGtatgcattttgcttagtaaatctaacCTTTTGCCTTTATATGTTTTTATCTATGCAGTATTTCTATAGACTctgtaattttaaccccttcccgacatttgacgggtAGGGGTAGTATGTActgcccgtgatcccgctccatacaatgcggttGTTGGCCGTATGTTACGACTGACACTTTACAGTAACatacccgctcgtttaacccattcgattccacggtcaatagcgactgcagcatttaaatcgttagaaaaagGAGACGACCCCCTCTTGTGCTCttattacctgcaaacgctgatgctgctgcagaatcaactgtagcctctggtgccgatgtggccgtcacgatgcaggacctgtgagtgacgtcacagatctgcactgccagaagctgtgcgttctgaagagaagtggatgatacttctcatcagaacggccagctagtaaaagtagtaaacacgccccgatgtacgcacataatacacgcccacttggacttttacttttaaacacacccacttggacttttgcaagcctcatttgcataactacaaaaatggtcataacttggccaaaaatgctcgttttttaaaaataaaaacgttactgtaatctacattgcagcgccgatctgctgcaatagcagataggggttgcaaaatctggtgacagagcctctttaatagaagcctgtcagaaagactatatactgcaacacattagaTTGCGCAAACCTAGCCTTAAGGTGGCCTCATATTTGGATTTTTTTCTGAAGTAGTATGCTGTATGTTTAGGAATATACGTCTGTTTACATTCAAATCATCAAAGCATGTGCTACGTATGCTTCAGTAATGCTCTTtccatgttttattatttttaatatatagatatttatttttcttctttttttttgcagactaTGAAATTGTGTTTGACAATAAAAGTGTGTTTGATGAATTCCTAATTGTTGGGTTTTCTGGAACACCTATTTTCCaatatttcttctttttcttaTTATTAATGACTTATTTATTAACTCTTCTGAGCAACGTTgtgatcattattattactagTACTGAGAGAAGTCTACACACACCAATGTACTTTTATATTCGCAACCTCTCTTTTCTAGAAGTTTGTTATGTGTCGGTAATAGTTCCCAAAGTTTTGGATACAATCACATCCCATGGAAGATTTATTTCATTTTCCAGTTGCATAACgcagctgttttttttctttttcctgagTTCCACAGAATGTTTTCTATTTGGTGTCATGGCATACGACCGCTACCTTGCCATTTGTCATCCACTGCATTACGCAACACTTATGGATAGTTACAAGTGCCGTAGCCTTACTATTACCGCAATCATTGGGGGTCTTGTAACTACATTTCCCAATATAATTTTAATCTCTCAGCTTCCATTTTGCAGAAGTAATGTAATTAACCATTTCTTCTGTGACTCCCCCCCTCTTTTACAACTTGCATGTGCAGACACATATCTAATTGACCTACTGGATTTTTCCTGTGCTTCTTTGGTAATATTAACCTCATTCTTCGTAACTTTACTTTCATACTTTCATATAATTGCAACAGTTATCACTATACCTACAGAAGGCAGAAGTAAAGCATTTTCTACCTGCTGCACGCATTTAATTGTTGTTTCTATTTATTATGGCACTGTTACATTTATGTATGTAAAACCAAAAGTGAGTTTTTCTTCCACACTTAATCGCGTGGTGGCAATCATTTACACCATAATAACTCCTATTCTTAATCCCATAATCTATTGTTTGAGGAATAAAGAAGTAAGGAAATCAGTGAGAAGGAGATTAAATATAAGCATTTCCAATCTTACTAGAAGCAATAATTGATGGTTTACCTTGTTTTTATAACTTTAAATTGATGGTAGGCAAATCATATCCCAAAGATAACAACACTAATTCAGAATAACTTATCattaatgcacacgaccatattacgACTCTGCACAACCTATGAATTTTTACGAAGCCATATCCTTAGAGGTGTATGGGGCTCTACTATACTTTTGCCTCCTGCTTCatataaaggaataaaaagtttttttgttttttttctgtcagatgccACATGAATTCAAAGGGAAAAAAAGAAAGTGCCATGCTTTCACAGACGCCATACTACAGAGGTATTTTGCCTTAGCACTTTGACAAATGGGGTCTTTATTGCTCAGTAGAATGGAGATGAAGGGTCTCTATGTGCCTATGTACAGTCTCTGTACACATGTCTTTGCCATGTGCATGACACCTAATACTATTGATGAGATTACTCTTCTCCCGTTACTGTAATTGCTAATGATGCAAACTCTTTTTACCAAGATTAGTCGCATATTTTATTATTACGAAATCTAGTTAGAATTCTACTTAATATATTGTCTTATGTGAAATAATACATAATTCAAAATATCCAAGGAGCAATCAAAAGCTGGGTGGGCCTAAAGACATCCCCCTGGAAGAAACACAAGCTGAGCATGAGTT
Proteins encoded in this window:
- the LOC142651712 gene encoding olfactory receptor 2AP1-like, which codes for MEKEAMLAMEELLQEQIPSEQDYEIVFDNKSVFDEFLIVGFSGTPIFQYFFFFLLLMTYLLTLLSNVVIIIITSTERSLHTPMYFYIRNLSFLEVCYVSVIVPKVLDTITSHGRFISFSSCITQLFFFFFLSSTECFLFGVMAYDRYLAICHPLHYATLMDSYKCRSLTITAIIGGLVTTFPNIILISQLPFCRSNVINHFFCDSPPLLQLACADTYLIDLLDFSCASLVILTSFFVTLLSYFHIIATVITIPTEGRSKAFSTCCTHLIVVSIYYGTVTFMYVKPKVSFSSTLNRVVAIIYTIITPILNPIIYCLRNKEVRKSVRRRLNISISNLTRSNN